In a genomic window of Tripterygium wilfordii isolate XIE 37 chromosome 8, ASM1340144v1, whole genome shotgun sequence:
- the LOC120004013 gene encoding dehydration-responsive element-binding protein 1B-like — MDIFSHYSDEELMLASSNPKKRAGRKKFRETRHPVYRGVRRRNSGKWVCEVREPNKKTRIWLGTFPTAEMAARAHDVAALALRGRSACLNFADSLWRLPVPVSGDPKDIQKAAAEAAESFRPAEEGSVSRDDMKTERTTEAATEEVFYMDEEAVFGMPSLLANMAEGMLLSPPHCVGDWNSGDDLESDADMSLWSYSI; from the coding sequence ATGGATATCTTCTCTCACTACTCAGATGAAGAATTAATGCTGGCTTCGAGCAATCCGAAGAAGCGGGCTGGTCGGAAGAAGTTTCGGGAAACACGGCACCCTGTTTACCGTGGAGTTAGGAGGAGGAATTCGGGCAAGTGGGTATGCGAAGTGAGGGAGCCCAACAAGAAGACTCGGATTTGGCTCGGTACATTCCCCACAGCCGAAATGGCAGCGCGTGCACACGACGTCGCAGCACTTGCTTTGAGAGGCCGTTCCGCTTGCCTCAACTTTGCGGACTCTTTGTGGCGGCTGCCGGTGCCGGTTTCTGGAGATCCCAAGGATATACAGAAGGCGGCTGCCGAGGCAGCGGAATCGTTTCGACCAGCGGAGGAGGGCAGTGTTTCCAGGGACGATATGAAGACCGAACGCACCACGGAGGCAGCGACGGAGGAGGTATTTTACATGGACGAGGAGGCGGTTTTTGGTATGCCGAGTTTGTTGGCTAATATGGCGGAAGGGATGTTGCTGAGTCCACCTCACTGTGTGGGTGATTGGAATAGTGGTGATGACTTGGAAAGTGACGCTGACATGTCATTGTGGAGCTATTCAATATAA